Proteins co-encoded in one Streptomyces roseochromogenus subsp. oscitans DS 12.976 genomic window:
- a CDS encoding LysR family transcriptional regulator — protein sequence MELRQLRYFVTVVEEAGFTRAAERLHLAQPGLSAQIRQLEREVGQPLLDRSGRSVRPTEVGEAVLPYARAALAAVDGVRQTVEEYTGLLRGRVAVGLVPGTLAHAFDVAGQLADFHDAHPRVEVTLTEDTSDRMLAALRRGELDLAVIGVAQEAPPPGIALHVVIDEPLVAAAVPGHPLLLAYDGADAVPPTALRGHPLISLPHGTGMRGVLERLCAEAGFRPHIA from the coding sequence ATGGAGTTGAGGCAGCTGCGGTACTTCGTGACGGTGGTGGAGGAGGCCGGGTTCACCCGGGCTGCCGAGCGATTGCATCTGGCCCAGCCCGGGCTGAGCGCGCAGATACGGCAGCTGGAGCGGGAGGTGGGGCAGCCGCTGCTGGACCGGTCGGGCCGTTCGGTGCGGCCGACGGAGGTGGGCGAGGCCGTGCTGCCGTACGCGCGTGCCGCGCTCGCGGCCGTCGACGGGGTGCGGCAGACGGTGGAGGAGTACACGGGTCTGCTGCGCGGCCGGGTCGCGGTCGGGCTCGTCCCCGGCACCCTCGCGCACGCCTTCGACGTGGCGGGGCAGCTGGCGGACTTCCACGACGCGCATCCCCGAGTGGAGGTCACCCTCACCGAGGACACCTCGGACCGGATGCTGGCCGCGCTGCGCCGGGGCGAGCTGGACCTCGCGGTGATCGGCGTCGCTCAGGAGGCGCCGCCACCGGGGATCGCTCTGCACGTGGTGATCGACGAGCCGCTGGTGGCGGCGGCCGTCCCCGGGCATCCGCTGCTCCTCGCGTACGACGGCGCGGATGCCGTTCCGCCGACGGCCCTGCGCGGGCACCCGCTGATCAGCCTGCCGCACGGGACCGGGATGCGGGGTGTCCTGGAACGGCTGTGTGCCGAGGCCGGCTTCCGCCCGCACATCGCG
- a CDS encoding L,D-transpeptidase family protein, with translation MGEIRRRGVVALGVTGLVAPLTRALTAAPAQAASCTTQAGPYQKQVEKFLGRPVDGKQSAADCQAIKAFQDKHGITPDIGYAGSVTWGVMDLMNKQKAVGKNPNKDGACPVNKGRIACVNLTLQLSWIQDGKKLVYGPVPVRTGRTGFATRTGLKKIYWRDLHHVSTVYNVPMPYSQFFDGGQAFHSVGLSMWNPPGSHGCVNMTTKDAKTYWALLKTGDDVFVYGRKPGT, from the coding sequence ATGGGGGAGATACGCAGACGGGGTGTCGTCGCGCTGGGCGTCACGGGACTCGTGGCGCCGCTCACGCGCGCCCTCACGGCGGCACCGGCCCAGGCCGCGAGCTGCACCACACAGGCCGGGCCCTACCAGAAGCAGGTGGAGAAGTTCCTCGGCCGGCCGGTCGACGGCAAGCAGTCCGCCGCCGACTGCCAGGCCATCAAGGCATTCCAGGACAAACACGGCATCACTCCCGACATCGGCTACGCCGGATCCGTCACCTGGGGTGTGATGGACCTGATGAACAAGCAGAAGGCCGTAGGGAAGAACCCCAACAAGGACGGCGCCTGCCCGGTGAACAAGGGCCGGATCGCCTGCGTGAACCTCACGCTCCAGCTCAGCTGGATCCAGGACGGCAAGAAGCTCGTCTACGGGCCGGTGCCCGTGCGCACCGGCCGCACGGGGTTCGCGACCCGCACCGGCCTGAAGAAGATCTACTGGCGGGACCTCCACCACGTCTCGACCGTCTACAACGTGCCGATGCCCTACAGCCAGTTCTTCGACGGCGGCCAGGCCTTCCACTCGGTGGGCCTGAGCATGTGGAACCCGCCGGGCTCGCACGGCTGCGTCAACATGACCACCAAGGACGCCAAGACGTACTGGGCACTGCTGAAGACGGGCGACGACGTCTTCGTCTACGGCCGCAAGCCGGGCACCTGA
- a CDS encoding maleylpyruvate isomerase family mycothiol-dependent enzyme, with protein sequence MGKAAHTAVDRATTAAVIAAERRELADFFEALTPAQWDAPSLCAGWRVREVVAHMSMGFRYPTPRVLRELVKARGSLHRMTDRLARRDAAAHTDAALAAFLRTHAHHPWTPPIGGLAAALGHDVVHGLDVTVALGLDREVPEDRLRILLDAIDPRAFRVFGTDLTGVRLCADDLDWSFGSGTPLYGPGQDLLLIAYGRRLPAGRLRGDEVHRFVTA encoded by the coding sequence ATGGGGAAAGCAGCGCACACCGCCGTAGACAGGGCCACCACGGCCGCCGTCATCGCCGCCGAACGACGTGAACTGGCCGACTTTTTCGAGGCGTTGACGCCCGCCCAGTGGGACGCGCCCAGCCTGTGCGCGGGCTGGCGGGTGCGGGAGGTCGTGGCGCACATGTCGATGGGGTTCCGCTATCCGACCCCGCGGGTGCTGAGGGAGCTGGTCAAGGCCCGCGGCAGCCTGCACCGCATGACCGACCGGCTCGCCCGCCGTGACGCGGCCGCCCATACGGACGCCGCACTCGCCGCCTTCCTGCGCACCCACGCCCACCACCCCTGGACGCCCCCGATCGGCGGCCTCGCCGCTGCCCTCGGCCACGACGTCGTGCACGGCCTGGACGTAACCGTCGCCCTCGGCCTGGACCGAGAGGTGCCCGAGGACCGGCTGCGGATCCTCCTCGACGCCATCGATCCGCGCGCCTTCCGTGTCTTCGGCACCGACCTCACCGGCGTCCGGCTGTGCGCCGACGACCTCGACTGGTCCTTCGGCTCGGGCACGCCCCTGTACGGCCCTGGCCAGGACCTTCTGCTGATCGCTTACGGCCGCAGACTCCCCGCCGGCCGGCTGCGCGGTGACGAGGTTCACCGTTTCGTCACAGCCTGA